In Pelodictyon luteolum DSM 273, the genomic stretch GCTGGATCGCCGGTACGGCGACAACGGGTCTGTCGGGCGCCTACAGCAGGTTCTGCGTTGCCAGCGAGGGGTACCGGGACCTGTTCATCCGCAAAGGTGTCGATCCCGCAAAGATGGTGGTGACGAGCATGCCGAACTTCGACGACTGCCGTCGGTACCTCGAAAATGATTTCGAGCACCACGGCTACGTGCTCGCCTGCACCTCCGACAACCGCGAGACCTTCATCTACGAAAACCGGCGCCGGCATATCGAGCGCTGCCTTGAACTGGCCGGTGGAGGACAGCTCATCTTCAAGCTGCACCCCAACGAATATGCCCGGCGCGCCACCGCTGAAATAGAGCGCTACGCTCCCGGGTGCCTCGTCTACAGCGAAGGGCGGACCGAAGAGATGATTGCCAATGCACGGATGTTGATTGCGCAGTTTTCATCCACTATCTTTGTGGGTTCAGCACTCAAGAAGGAGGTGCATTGCGGACTTTCTTCCGAAGAACTCAAACGGCTCACGCCGGAGCAGAACCGTTCTGCAGCCCGGAGGATAGCCGATGTCTGCCGTCTTGTAGCCGACGGAAATCCCGACCAGTAAACACCGGACCCTACACCATGCACACTGTTGCCGTCATCCCGGCAAGGGGTGGCTCCAAAGGCCTGCCCGGTAAGAACATCCACCCTGTGGCGGGCCGCCCTCTCCTCGCCTGGAGCATCATGCAGGCCCGCTCTGCCCATTCTGTCGAGAGGGTCGTTGTGTCGACCGATGACGGGGCTATCGCCGATGTTGCCCTTCGGTACGGGGCCGAAGTGGTCCGGCGCCCCCCCGAGCTGTCGGGCGATACCGCCACCTCTGAATCCGCCATCCTCCACACCCTCGACACCCTTGCCGCCGGCGGTGCCCCGGATCCCGACGCCGTGGTGTTTCTTCAGGCGACCTCTCCGCTCCGGAAGCCCGATGATATCGACCTGGCAGTGGAGCGCTTCATGACGGAGAAAGCCGATTCCCTCATTTCCCTCACGCGTGCAGACGACCTGACCATCTGGGAGGAGGCAGAAACCGGCTGGCAGAGCGTCAACTTCGACTGGCGGAACCGCGGCATGCGCCAGGACCGTCCGGCGCAGTACATCGAGAATGGCTCCATCTACATATTCAGCCCCCGTATTCTCAGGGAGACCGGCAATCGCATCGGCGGAAAGCTTGCGGCCTACCCGATGGAGTTCTGGCAGACCTGGGAGATCGACACCGTCGAAGAAATAGCCTTAATTGAATTCTTTCTGAAGAGCAAAGGGCTTGCGGCCCCACAGCCCGTCAACCCTTAACCACCAACCCGAATAACCCATGCAATTCTTTCTTTCCACGGACATCACCATCGGGGTGCATGAAGCGCTCTCGATCCATCCGCACCTGGCATCTTTGCGGGTTTCACGTCCAGGCATCATCCATGATGCCGCCATTGCCGATTCCCCCTATTTCAGGGACGTATTGAAGAACCTCACGGCAGCCAGTCCCGGGGCCGTCGTCTACTGCAACGACTTCAAGGGTGAGCCGACCTACCGCCATCTTGAGGATGTCGCCGGTTTTTTCCGCCCGAAAGCGATTGACTCCGTCATCGCCATCGGCGGCGGCAGCACCATGGACCTTGGCAAGGGCATCGCCCTTCTCATGACAAACGAGGTGCCGGCTCTTTCCCTGAAAGGGTTCCCGGCCGATGTCCTTGACCCGCTTCCGCTCATCACCGTGCCCTCCCTTCTCGGCAGCGGTGCGGAGGTCAGCTACAATGCCGTCTTCATCGACGAGGACGCCGGGCGCAAGCTCGGCATCAACAGCCGGAAGAACTTCCCGAAAAAGTGCGTCATCGACCCCCAGCTCTCCATGACTGCGCCGACGGAGAGCGTCATCGCCTCGGCGATGGACAGCCTGGTGCACTGTGTCGACAGCTTCGGTTCCGTGAAGCATACCCCGCTGAGCAGGATTTTCTCCATAGAAGGGTTCCGCCGCACCTTCTATGCTCTGGTGCAGGACCAGCTCGACCGGGCAGAGTCGAGAATCGACCTTGCCATCGGCAGCGTCTGCGGTACGGCTGCGCTCATGAACTCCGGAGACGGCCCGACCAACGGCTTTGCATACTACCTCGGTGTCCGGCACCGGGTGCCGCACGGCCTTGCCGGCGCAATCTTCCTCAAGGAGGTCATGCGCTACAACCATCTGCAGGGATATGATAAATACGCAATGCTGAACCCCACCGGAGCCTGCAGCACTCAGAGTGACGCCACCGCAGAGCTTCTTGCCGAGATGGACACCATCTATCGTCGTTACCGTATTGCGAACCTGGTGCCATACGGCTACGGCAGCGGCAACGCTGCTGAGTTTGCCCGCGAAGCTTCGGGTGCCCTGCAGGGGTCGTTTTCCGGCAACCCTGTTCCATTTGACGGCGCTGCTGCTGAGGCGGTGGTCCGCAATCTGGTCTGAATCGAACATCATCAACATAACAATCAACCACATACCATTATGGCTGGCGCAGAACTGATCGGCCGCGAAGAACTCGCTGAAATACAGGAGCTGTTCAACAAAGAGAAGGTGAACCTCTACCGCTACGGCGGGGGCAATTACAAGGCACGGGAGTTTGAGGAGAAATTCGCGGCATGGATGGGGGTGAAATACGCCCACGCCGTGTCGTCGGGAACGGCGGCCATCCACTGCGCGCTTGCCGGTTCCGGCATCGGACCGGGAGACGAGGTGATCACGACAGCATGGACCTTCATCGCCCCCATCGAAGCAATCAGCGCCCTCGGTGCTGTTCCTGTCCCCGTTGAGCTTGATGAAACCTACCACCTCGATCCTCTTGAGGTTGAAAAGGCCATAACCCCGAAAACAAAGGCGGTTGTTGCCGTTCCCATGTGGGCATCGCCGAAGATGGATGAGCTTGCCGAGATCTGCCGACGTCACAACCTGACGCTTGTCGAGGATGCCGCACAGGCGCTCGGGGCTACCTACAAAGGCAGGAAGCTCGGCACCATTGGCCGTGTCGGTTCGTTCTCGTTCGATGCAGGCAAGACGCTGCATACCGGAGAGGGCGGCATCATCATCACCAACGATCGTGACATCTACGACCGTGCAGCAGAGTTTTCCGACCACGGACACATGCACCTCGAGGGCCTGCCGCGCGGCAAGGATCCACGCCGGGCTAAAGGG encodes the following:
- a CDS encoding cytidylyltransferase domain-containing protein is translated as MHTVAVIPARGGSKGLPGKNIHPVAGRPLLAWSIMQARSAHSVERVVVSTDDGAIADVALRYGAEVVRRPPELSGDTATSESAILHTLDTLAAGGAPDPDAVVFLQATSPLRKPDDIDLAVERFMTEKADSLISLTRADDLTIWEEAETGWQSVNFDWRNRGMRQDRPAQYIENGSIYIFSPRILRETGNRIGGKLAAYPMEFWQTWEIDTVEEIALIEFFLKSKGLAAPQPVNP
- a CDS encoding iron-containing alcohol dehydrogenase, with amino-acid sequence MQFFLSTDITIGVHEALSIHPHLASLRVSRPGIIHDAAIADSPYFRDVLKNLTAASPGAVVYCNDFKGEPTYRHLEDVAGFFRPKAIDSVIAIGGGSTMDLGKGIALLMTNEVPALSLKGFPADVLDPLPLITVPSLLGSGAEVSYNAVFIDEDAGRKLGINSRKNFPKKCVIDPQLSMTAPTESVIASAMDSLVHCVDSFGSVKHTPLSRIFSIEGFRRTFYALVQDQLDRAESRIDLAIGSVCGTAALMNSGDGPTNGFAYYLGVRHRVPHGLAGAIFLKEVMRYNHLQGYDKYAMLNPTGACSTQSDATAELLAEMDTIYRRYRIANLVPYGYGSGNAAEFAREASGALQGSFSGNPVPFDGAAAEAVVRNLV
- a CDS encoding DegT/DnrJ/EryC1/StrS family aminotransferase — its product is MAGAELIGREELAEIQELFNKEKVNLYRYGGGNYKAREFEEKFAAWMGVKYAHAVSSGTAAIHCALAGSGIGPGDEVITTAWTFIAPIEAISALGAVPVPVELDETYHLDPLEVEKAITPKTKAVVAVPMWASPKMDELAEICRRHNLTLVEDAAQALGATYKGRKLGTIGRVGSFSFDAGKTLHTGEGGIIITNDRDIYDRAAEFSDHGHMHLEGLPRGKDPRRAKGLNLRLSEVTAAIGLGQLSKIDFILRKAKENKKQIKDAIRHLPNITLRPFADEDGSQGDTLIFRVRDREAALGFEAHLMGKGFGTKILPEALDWHFAGVWDHLLKAYDRYSDKDLESLWPKTGAMLRSSICLNIPVLMDDDTIARLSAAIIAAAEEMG